From candidate division WOR-3 bacterium, one genomic window encodes:
- a CDS encoding T9SS type A sorting domain-containing protein: IGFWIIDTAMVGIKEEDILSPKLPLKTELFPPKPNPFIKRTLISYSLSKESDVSIIIYNLSGQVVEQVYVRKQKPGIYSFPFSLNKLLKGVYFLKFEAGEYKATRKLILM; this comes from the coding sequence AGATTGGTTTCTGGATAATTGATACTGCGATGGTTGGAATAAAAGAAGAAGATATTTTATCCCCAAAATTACCATTAAAAACAGAACTTTTTCCACCAAAACCAAATCCCTTTATCAAGAGAACTTTGATTTCCTATTCTTTATCCAAGGAAAGTGATGTTTCAATTATCATTTACAATTTATCTGGGCAGGTTGTTGAGCAAGTTTATGTAAGAAAACAGAAGCCAGGCATTTATTCATTTCCTTTTTCTCTCAACAAGCTTTTGAAAGGAGTTTATTTCTTAAAGTTTGAGGCAGGAGAATACAAAGCAACAAGAAAACTTATCTTAATGTAA